In Halodesulfovibrio marinisediminis DSM 17456, the sequence TGAATGATTCTTGAAACACAGCAGAAAAAGCAGTTACCGGTAAAAGCAACAGCAATACGCAAACCATGCTGCGTATAAAGAAAAGAAATCTCATCCTACCCCCATCCAAATACATATGGATTTTTACTATTCACTAACAAACTTACATAAAAGCACTTTACCTGCGCACGAAGAACACTCTTCATGCGCAGGGTAACAATGCTGGTTAACGACCAAACAAAAAAGGATTTGAATATGAAGGCGATAAGCACTGTGCCTTGAAGTAATCAACTTCATTCAGCAACCATTCAAATACAACCTCAAAGGATTCAATGCTGATATCTGCAGTATGTAATATGTGAGAATAAACTATCGAGTTTGATGCCTCATCTATAGCAAGTATCCCGCTGAATTCATTCTTCTTCAACAATGCAGCTTGAAGTAACTTATCTATCAACTGGTTGCGTTCGTATGGGTCGCCAGAAAGTTCGATGACTTTTGCACTAAGTACAACATCTGCCATACCACGCCGGAAAAGCTCTACTGAGTTCTCACCAATCGTCGCAACGCACCCTGAAAGCTTATCAGTCGATTCAACTTCCCATTTAAATTTGGCAGCAAGCTCACTCATCACATCTTTGATAGAGGTACTCACCTTATCTCACCCAAAGACTATGCGAGAATTCGACGTTGAGTGTCCAAATTTGCCTGCATCAACGCGCGCTGAGTATCCATGGATTTTTGCCGTAACTCATTCATACTCTGCATCAGTGAATCAACAGCATCTTTCTCTGCCTGCATTTTAGTTGCTTCAGCATCAAGAGTTGCACGTTGGTGTTCAAAATGAGACCCCACAATTTCACCGGTTGAGTTAACAATAGGTGAAACCCCACTTGTAACCTGACTAATTGTCTTCACTTGAGCATCAAGTTTCATGTTATTGGCAATAATTGAAGAATCTTCAATCATCTTTCCATCAGGCCCTTTGACCTTTGGGTTTTGCATCTTCAGTGATCTACCCATAGTAGCCATACCACCTCCAATAGAAATGGCACCACTTACATAACCGCAGATAGCTTTAGCTAAAGCAGCAGCTTGAGCTTTATCTGCCTGTTCTAATTTATTCTTAGCAAGTTCCTTGCTCATGGCTAACTTTGTTTCTTTAGCGATAACGCGCTGCTGGTCTGCGAGCTTCGTTGTTAGAGCCGATATTTGAGCTGCAAGACTCTCCCCCCAAACCAAAGGCAAGCTAGCATCAGCAGTAGGTGCTGGAAGTCCTAATGGATTCTTTGTTTCATACCCTGAAATATGCTTCTTCATCAAAGGAGGCAGCT encodes:
- a CDS encoding type III secretion system chaperone, giving the protein MSTSIKDVMSELAAKFKWEVESTDKLSGCVATIGENSVELFRRGMADVVLSAKVIELSGDPYERNQLIDKLLQAALLKKNEFSGILAIDEASNSIVYSHILHTADISIESFEVVFEWLLNEVDYFKAQCLSPSYSNPFLFGR